The DNA sequence AAAATTGATTGAAGAAGCACTTCCAAAAACTCACTAAGATGAGTCTTGAAAAGAAAGAGCTTCGAAAAAAGATATTAGAAGGACTAGCTAATTTAAGCTTAGATGATCAAAGACAACTGTCCGAGAAAATCTGTTCAAATATCGACTCTCTTTTAAAATCCGAAAACTTAAATCCTAAACACCTAGGGGTTTTCTTTCCAATTCCAGGTGAAGTTAATTGTTTAAATTTGAAGATGAAAACTAGTTTTGGTTTTCCTTCGTTTGGCGAAGACTCGATGAAGATGTGCTTTCGAAGTACGCCGATAAATGAACTTGAAATAGTTCAAGCTTTTGGAAAAGAGTTCAGGGTTCCTAAATTAAGTGACCCAGTAATTTTTCCTGAAGTTATTTTAGTCCCAGGAGTTGCTTTTGATAAGAATGGGCATCGCTTGGGACGAGGTAAAGGTTATTACGACATTTACCTCGATAAATTGATTAATATTGATAAGAAGAAAGTTATAAAAATTGGAATTTGCTTTAATCAACAGTTGGTTAGTGAAGTTGTCTTTGAGGATCATGATCAAGCAATGGATTATATCGTAACTGATAGGGAAGTGATTAAAGTTAATTAATAGGAGAGAGAAATGAGTATGGATTTAATCTTAGCTTCACTTCTTTTCCTTGTTGTTGGACTAGCAGTAGGTTTTGTTATCCGCAATCTTCAAGCAAAGAAAGAAGTGCTTGAAAGAGAAGCTAAGGGTGACGAAATTATTGAAAAGGCCAAGGCACAGGCAAAAGACATTAGCTATAAAGCGAGAAAAGAGGCGAAAGAGGCAGCTCAAGAAGAAAAGAAGGAAGCTGACAAGTATGCCGAACGTGTAAAACGCGAACTAAACGATCAGGAAAAAGATCTTAATAAGAGACAAGCAAAGCTTGAATCGAAAATGGATGAACTTGATGACAAGACTAAAAAAGTCGAAAAACGCGAAGAAGACGTAAAAGAAAAAGAGTTAGACGCTCTAAAAGAAAAAGAAAAATTTGTTGTTCGCCAAGAAGAGTATGCATCTAAGTTATCTGAAGTTGCTGCTATGACTAAAGAACAAGCAAAAGACGAGCTACTTGATACAATGAAAGAAGAAGCTCAAGTAGACTTTTCTAAGATGATTACTCGTATGGAAGAAGAAGCTAAAGAAGAAGCTGAAAACCGTGCGAAAAGAATTGTTGGAATTGCAATTCAAAGATACGCAGGAGAGCACGTTGGTGAAAAGACGATTTCAACTGTAGATCTTCCATCTGATGATGTTAAGGGGCGTCTAATTGGACGTGAAGGTCGTAACATTCGTGCTTTCGAGCAGATTTGTGGTGTTGACTTAATTATTGATGATACTCCTGAAATTGTTGTTATTTCTTCATTCAACGTTGTAAGACGTGAAATTGCTAAAGATACTATTGAAAAGCTAATTGCTGACGGTCGTATTCATCCAGCGAAAATTGAAGAATTCCACGATAAATCAAAAGCTGAATTTGAGAAGAAGCTTCTATCTCTAGGTGAAAAAGCGCAAATGGAAATTGGTGTTCACGGTATTCACCCTGAAATCCTAAAACTAGTTGGTGCCCTAAACTTTAGAACTTCGTACACTCAGAACCAATATCAGCACGCAATTGAAGCAGCATTTATTTGTGGTTCAATGGCCGCTGAGATGGGACTGAATATTAAGCAAGCTCGTCGTGCAGGTCTATTGCATGATATTGGTAAAGTACTTGATGCATCTGCTGAGGGTTCTCACGCTGTTATTGGTGCTGACTTTGCTAGAAAGTATGGAGAGTCTGCGGACGTTGTTCATGCAATCCGTGCTCACCACGATGATGAAAAACCAGAGTCAATCCTTGCTCACATTGTTGCTGCAGCGGATGCGATCTCAGGTGCAAGACCAGGTGCTCGTAAGGCACTTACTGAATCTTATGTTTCACGACTTACTGATATCGAAGAAATTGTTAACTCATTTGAAGGTGTTAGCAAGTCTTATGCTATCTCTGGTGGACGTGAAGTTCGTGTCTTTGTTGAAAACGACAAGGTAACGGATGAAGAAACTGTTATGCTATCTCGTAGTATTGCTAAGCAAATCGAGGAGCAAATGTCATATCCTGGAACAATTAAAATTACAGTTGTTCGTGAGACAAAAGCAGTTGGAGTTGCTAAGTAAAATAACTTCCATTTATAATATGAGAAAGGCACCTTTTAGGTGCCTTTCTTTTTTGGGCTTACTGGAGGCTACATGAAAATCGGAATTCGCTACTACTTATATTTTCTACCATCGTTAGTGATCTTTTTCATTGCTTCTGCACTTCTTAACTTTACTACTGAAGAATATATATGTTTCTTTACGGCAATTTCATTTGCTGGACTCTATTGTCACCCGAATCGTGATGAGTACTTTGAAGGACGCACAAGCCGTTTAAATTTTGCTAACGCGGTAATGAATTTCTATACAATTTTAGAGGATCGTATACCTGATAATACTTGGGGGAATGTGGTTTTAAGACACCTTCCAGGCTTTCTGTTTTTCTTATTAGTAGGATTGGTTGGAATTTCAGCTCAGGCGCGTATCGTCTATATTGTTGGTGTACTTCTATTTGAAGTTACTTTCTTTTTCTTTATTAAGAATAATTCTCCACAAATTGATCTAAATGAGCACGAAACTCATGAATGTTCTGAGCACGAAGAAAGCGGCCACGAATAGCTTCATGGTTTTCATAATCATCAAATAGATAACGGCAAAATGCTTTAAATCTTTTAAGTATAGTTGAGTCAACAAGACCATTCTTTCTATACTCTTTATCAAGCTCATAGAAATAGAGGTCTAAGTTTTGAGCACGTACTTTCAGAAGAAATTCATCACTGATAAAGTCCAAGTTTCCTTGGTGTTCTTTATAGATTGAGGCCAGCCAAGGAGTCTTCAGGGCACTGCGACCACACATCACGGCATATGGATTACACTGATCAAAGATTTTATCGATATCTTCTATGGTCCAGATATCTCCATTTGCAATGATTGGTAGGTTTGAAACTTTGACGGCCTTTTCAATATAACTCCAATCTGCGACGCCTTTATAAAGTTGGTCTCG is a window from the Bacteriovorax sp. BAL6_X genome containing:
- a CDS encoding 5-formyltetrahydrofolate cyclo-ligase; this translates as MKKHFQKLTKMSLEKKELRKKILEGLANLSLDDQRQLSEKICSNIDSLLKSENLNPKHLGVFFPIPGEVNCLNLKMKTSFGFPSFGEDSMKMCFRSTPINELEIVQAFGKEFRVPKLSDPVIFPEVILVPGVAFDKNGHRLGRGKGYYDIYLDKLINIDKKKVIKIGICFNQQLVSEVVFEDHDQAMDYIVTDREVIKVN
- the rny gene encoding ribonuclease Y, producing the protein MDLILASLLFLVVGLAVGFVIRNLQAKKEVLEREAKGDEIIEKAKAQAKDISYKARKEAKEAAQEEKKEADKYAERVKRELNDQEKDLNKRQAKLESKMDELDDKTKKVEKREEDVKEKELDALKEKEKFVVRQEEYASKLSEVAAMTKEQAKDELLDTMKEEAQVDFSKMITRMEEEAKEEAENRAKRIVGIAIQRYAGEHVGEKTISTVDLPSDDVKGRLIGREGRNIRAFEQICGVDLIIDDTPEIVVISSFNVVRREIAKDTIEKLIADGRIHPAKIEEFHDKSKAEFEKKLLSLGEKAQMEIGVHGIHPEILKLVGALNFRTSYTQNQYQHAIEAAFICGSMAAEMGLNIKQARRAGLLHDIGKVLDASAEGSHAVIGADFARKYGESADVVHAIRAHHDDEKPESILAHIVAAADAISGARPGARKALTESYVSRLTDIEEIVNSFEGVSKSYAISGGREVRVFVENDKVTDEETVMLSRSIAKQIEEQMSYPGTIKITVVRETKAVGVAK